The following nucleotide sequence is from Branchiostoma lanceolatum isolate klBraLanc5 chromosome 18, klBraLanc5.hap2, whole genome shotgun sequence.
TTTGAAGGTCGGGACCAGGTCAATGAGAAAGGAAATTCATGTTCATCTATCTGTCTATAACTCCAAGGCAGCTCCTGCAATCttggtgtcttgttttgtgAATTCCGAGATCATTGACGGCATTTTCATGTATCCCGAATGAATGTCAAAGCCAAGGATCAAATTTTGTTTACACATAAAGTAATGTACACataaatgaatttgaaaaaaaatccacaaTGTACATACCGGTCCTATGTGAAACTCCCAGACTCCGGCGACTTGGCCCCAGGAACAGTTGGCCGGTGTGTCGGCCCAGGCAGCCCGAAGGCTGGACAACATCACGAGCATGAGCGCCGCTGCCATGGTAAAATTCTCGACGTTACGTCTACAGAAGGTCCGTTAATCTTTGAATTCTAACGGTTGACTTTTCAAATTTAACTGTTGTCCTTGGAAGCTAGCGACTATAGCAAAACCGATAACTTAAGAAGGCTACTTTCCGACTTAATTTCTGGAAAAGATTTGTTAGATTTTGAAATCTTACGGTTACCTTTTCAAATTTGAAGGTTATCCTTGGGAGAGGTACTACAACAATACCTGTCCGATATACGTACGAAAACTACTTCCCTGCGTCACGCCACGCTTTAGTCCGTTAAATTTCCAAATTTAACGGCTACCAAGTCAAATTTAACGGTACCTCTTCTTTGAGAGAAAACGGCAATGCTTGACCGGTAAGGTGGGTATTTCTTTCAACTGAAAAACGTCACGTGTGCGCTTTTGATCGTCAACAGATTTTACCGCCGGATGCAGGGCTGCTCCTGTTGGAGAGATTCGATCAGCTGGCACCAAAGATAGCCGACAGCGGAAGACGAAGCCGCTTTGGTACGGAAGTAGGACGGTGGTACGGATGCAGAGAACACATCTATTTTGAGGTGAATTGAAAGCTAAAACTAGACCCTAGAACATGTCTGAATAAAAACAGAGACTCTCGGAATACAATGAACTTGAATATTTATATCACACTTTATTTTGTCTTTGCCTTAATTATACATATGGAAGTCAATCATCTTTTGTGTCAGTATACTGATAGTGTCATCATATCAGCGTTTTAATGTGGTAATAACactgatatcatatttttataACACTCATATCTAGTATCAAAACTGTAATGTATGCTAATAATAAGTTTCTATCATTTCCTGTTATATATTGCATTTAGCCCCTTCAaacaggaatatgcaataaagatcattccttcattcaataATCCGttaatttcttcttttcttgACACTcaatctcactcactcactctctctcactctctctctctctcactctctcactcactcacagtcACTCACTCATATCATAGTCTATAGTCTTCTTAAATAAAGTCTCCTATActgttttacatgtaacgttatatgttttaGCTCCCCTCAGATTTCCAGTCGCTTGTGTTGAATCCCTGGTCCATTTTCTGTTTATCACTCAGAGCTTGTTGCCTGTTGATGTGTGCATCAGGGAAGTCAGGCTGGAGCTTGAGGGCCTTGGTGAAGTCCGCAATGGCTGCATCAAAACGACCTGAAAATCaccacataaacaaacaaatattcaatGCAGGATGTGTCATATTGCATATTGTGAAGGCTTCTTTTTgataatgttatgtttttcCAAACACAATTAAAGCAGTGTAGACATTTTAGTTTTGGTATGGCTTCTTTTTCCATTTTGTGTCCAGTTCTTTCATATCTCTCTTGACATGTTGATTGGCATATATAGAGATATATATTTGTAATGGGGGAGGTAGTCAAATGTAAAAGCTTCTTTTTgataatgttatgttttttcCAAACACAATTAATGCAGTGAAGACATTTTAGTTTTGGTATGGCTTCTTCCATTTTGTGTCCAGTTGTTTCATAACTTTCTTGACATGTTGATCGGCATGTATagagatagatggatagatatttGTAATGGGAGAGGTAGTCATAATGTAAATTTAAAGCTTCTTTTTGATGATATAGGGCCACACCGACATGATAATCTAGATAACATTTGCGCACACATTAACTTTTGTCCCCAACTATACTGTTATGTTTGTATTGGGCATGCTAGAATGCTTTGGTGCTAGTAACTTTTTGCCATGTATAACAAGTAAGCTAATCATGAAATTCCATCCCAGAGCAAAGCCTCcgaaagtcaaagaagaagatttgAAAGGAGAAAAATAATGATGTATTGTTTAGAATACAATActctgtgtttagtcatttgctCAACcctcctgaccacttagatttcataataaaggcaccTTTTTTTCAccaatattttgttttatttccatgCTCGCAGAGTAGTTCTGGAGTTTCCATAGGATATGATCAAATACGTGTGGAGACTGTGGCCTAACCAAAGTTCATGCAATTCAATGTTTGGTCTCAAATAGAGGAAGGAGTAAAGTAAACTCATTAGAAAAATTAAGaacaacaacataatatttACCTTCCTCATGACATGTTAAGGTtggggaaacatacatgtaacgttatatatactaACATGTATTTATTTAAAGTTATACTTGAGTAAGTATAAGTGGTCATGAAAACTGTATACTACCTAATCTATAATGGATCTGTCCTCGATTGTAATACGGGACTGCTACATCAGGGGCCACCCCTATTGCTGCAGTGTAGTCTTCCACGGCCTCGTCAAAGTCGACCCTCATGTACTTAATCTGCCCACGATTGTTGTACGCCGTCACGAGATCTTGTATTCTGCAAGGTGAGAAAAGAGTTCAGCAAAGTGGTCTAAGGTGGCAAGATGGTCTTTTGGTTAGCGTAATTACTTAGAATCTAcactaaaggttctgggtttgaaacCCCAGCAGGCCCCAGTTGTGCCTATTTCCTCACTGTACACAtgttaaaatgggtacctagctttgCTTAGGTACATCCTCTCAGATGGGATGTGAACGGTAAAGACATGGATAAAACTTAACAGTCTGGTCGTATACACAACTTGTCTCTACTGAGCAGAACTTTTGTGCTACACCTGACGGCTGTTTATCAATTATGCGAACATATTACACAGTCATGAGAATGATTATACACAAGCATTATGATTGATGACTACATCATGTATTAAAAAGAAACAATGTAGCATTTCCTATTATGGCACTGCTAGTAAATGCTATAAATTTTGCCTCTGCTGATATGCTATGATGTATAGTATCACTGTTTGGTGATCATTCAAGCAGGTCAAATTATGTGAGTACAAATTAGAGAAAATACAGTAGCTACATATgtattgtagatacatgtacactatgcGAGAAGAAATATGGCACACAACACAGTATAAAACATTTACTGGCACATAATGCCAGCACTCTATTATGTTTAGTCGTCTTCATTTTAATGTGTTGACAACTGTATGCAAAGTATACGATGAATATTGCGCTGCCATTTACCTTTCACACGAATCAGGGTTGACGTCTTTcacttcgcccccctcccccttccgtCTTTCGTAACCTCGGATGAAGTCTGTGTACTGTTTCTCAGCTGTTAGAAAATTCTGACCGGCAAATTCTTGCTCAGCTTGCCGAAACAAGTCGTCTAAGTCCATGTTCGACCGAAATTAGCTTGTTAATTGGTAGAAAAATTTCGGAGATTACAACATTGAGAACCCGGAACTAGTTCGTACGCAGAAGGGAGTTACTTGTgatgtgtaacctttgacctgcaaAATGTACGGTAAACTAGAAGAGACACTCAGTCATAATCATATCACCACCTgttacctccgggaaggaggtccATGACCTCCGAcagaggtactgtttttgtctgtttttttttggtcgTAACTATTCAGTATTCTAAATGATAGCTTGAGTCCGCTTCTAAGTAATATAAATATaaaaattgattaaaaaacTACGGTAAGCAAGATGAGACATCATTCATTGTCCAGGACCAGACTCCTCACTCACGTCCGGACTCACAAGGACAACTGAAGTCAAGGTCATCACCGACGTACTATGGACGAATAACATCAACATCACAATCACTGGTAACCAACAGTATTGTTTTTTGTTGacttttttgttggtttttgttttctaaacctgagacAGGCCGAAACAAGCAGATTTTTCTACTCTGTCtactcaaggaggttatatagactaacctccttggtctactctactctgaaaTTATATTATTGTCGGTACCAGACGTATGTGTCAGAACCTCTGCTCTTGCAACAAACATGTTCAGTGTTGTCGACGACTATCTGACTTCAATTTGCTGACCCTGTGAACCCCTTGCGCCATTGACCCCTCACCCCATGTATTTACACTACACGTAATGTTACAAGAGTAATTCATAACACTTCTCTGCAAACTATGATCTTATTGCACATAAATATGGAACTGGACTAAGCAATAACACCAGTCACTTTCATTGAGAAATGCGATTTTATTATCAACATCCACATAGAGGTCTGACAATAATGTTTCTATAACAGTTAAATATAATAATCATATACGATAGATATAGCTGGGATTACGTGGAAAGATATAAATCTAAGGAATGGATATCAAACTTTcatattttaacaaatacgAGAACTAACGTGTACAGATATAAGTTACAAGCAGGCAGTTTCTTTCTCTTTGGCCTTTATCCTGTCTTCCCGGCATGCTTAGCTCTAGATGACGATCAACATGGCGACGACGACCATCACTGCGCATGCTCCCATGAAAGAAGACAACATGCTACCAGTGTGACTTCTTGAGACGTCTTCACgatctaaaagaaaaaaaaatgaacacaaGATAAAcaaggatatttggagtttacaaggtttttttaaattcttccTCAGATGAATTCCGAACAATATTCACAATTTCAAGAACATTTGACGACGATGATCTGacttatgattttgtaaaatgaaGGAAATTACATAATTGATTAATTATGTCATTGGTAACGTTAAAGGCAGAAAGAGTTTTGTGTGCAAACCCATCTgtaaattgattaattgattgattgaattcatgattgattgattgattgattttgacTTTATTTCCACAACTAGCTTACAATATAGTCCAATTCTTACCGGTTTGATTACTGTTCAGCTCGACCAGCACAATTGGACCTCGGATCAGTTGGTAGACCTCGGTGTCACCCTCGGTCTCTCTCTTCCACCTGTACATGTCCTCTATGCAGCCCTTCGCGCACCGAGAGCTCGAGTTGGTGACGTCACACAGCAGGACCTCACACTGGAGGTAAATCTGGACAGGGAAAGAGTTTATAGGAAGTTTTCATGAGAAGCTGCATATAGAATTTTGTTACCCTCATAACGCTAACTGACCATTATCCGTAGTGTAAGCTATTTCCGGGAAATGTTAATTAACGTTACTGGATAACTAGTACTGTAAGTGGGCTGGGATCCAGCTAGGTCACCAGTGTTCATGATCATGTAATGAATGCACACTCAGGCAGACGGTGTTAGCCAATTCATGGTTCCAACAACGCCTGTAAAATGAACTACGGGTAATATGTCACTGGTGAAGGCCCCCTTTCTTTGTAAACAATTCATGCTTGGTACCatatccagacgtgttttgtttatgtctcagggacTTTTAACTTTTACATATTATTACCAACATTATGCTGCGCATGAGCAGCCGGAATCATGAACAGGCTTATTGTGACCTACCTTGCGTGTTGTACGTGTAGGGGGGAAGGCCCGGAAACCGAAGCGATCCTCCATTGTAGACGGTGAGTCATAGCGAACTGTAGAGTGCCGTACACAACTGTAACGGGGTGTGAAATACGGTTAAACAATGCATTGATATCGATTTGTCTCTATATTACAGCCCACATACGTTAGAAGTAGAAAGACGTAGATACAAACGAGTACCTGTTGACGAGAGaatatgtaaatactgtacagaaaaagcagtggaagatgaaatgcacATCATGTGCCATTGCCAACATTATAGCACCGAAAGTGACGAACTATTTAACCTAGTCAGCAAAATTTTCCCCAGCTTTGTACGTCGCACAGACCTACCCAAAACTGCCTTTATGTTAACACCAGCCAATGCGTATATATATCAAAACGTCGGACATTTCATATttcactgcacacaaaaaagaacaactgtttagattagaagtagcACCAGTTGAcgactttcattttactttgtgtttattgCAATATTGTGTACTATACCTTATTTTTATCTCATTTTCTTgtattcttgcaattagcctctgggcatgaatatgTAATAAAATTATTATCATTAGTATCATATTTTGTAGACTTGGTTGGCGTTGACATATattacacacatgtatatacaaaaggAATATATAGGTCAGAAAGATATATTTGAGAAGTTACCCTCCCCGGATGATATAGTCTTCCTCAGAGTCGTAAGGTCCATAATTCAGCTCCGTTGGTGTGACCCAACAGTGTTCCGCGAACACATACAGGTTCGTGTCGTCTGACGTCACCTGCAGCTGCGCGTACAGCATCTAAAATGAAATACATAcgccacgtttgggaccgcatcttaCTTGCTGTAGCGCTACCCAGCGCTGAAagtaaaaagtacatgtagctaatctAATAATTCAGTCTcgtcaagacctacccacataccaaatacatgtattaaccAGTTATCGTATTCACAGGCGAATGGACACACACCAATCCTAATTATCAGCAAAACTTCTGGCAAAGGCAGTAATCAAACTTACTGGCGCCAGCTGTGGACTGTACCACACCTTCAAGATGGGGATGTCGTTCTGAAATGTCACATTACCTTAGTAGATCTACTGCTACGGTGCCCAAACTTAACGTGCATCATCTCGCGCATACCGGCAGACGATATGTCAAAGCACATATACACACGCATCAAATGGATCTTAAGTTCTAGCTGCGAAGACACTGAGACAATCAATCGCAATACCCCCGTAGGTGGTGAACCTCCTTTACGGAGGTAATAACCATTTGCTTACCTGCCCAAACTCCACGTACAGGGGATATTCCGACACAGGGGACCGGAAGCTGTCACTCATGTACAGCTCCATGGAGACGATAAATTCACCCCTGCCAACAACACGAGACTTGTAGACAGACTGTTGGTTAAAGTTGACGGTTACGACCTTCAATCTAGGCAGATAACACTCCACGTCGATCTTAATCGCACTGGAAGCGTTCAGGTTGATGGTCAAGGTGTTACTGTAGGTGGCGGTGAATCTGGTGACCTTCAGATAAAAATTTGATAAAAAGAGAAACATCGCATCTTTAAGAATGGTCAGTGCacaaaatggcctcggatcctgacatatccggacaggagaactcggagatccggaacctcagatccgtaagaatccagacgaTTACGGgagccgtattgtactaaaacaactcaaatttaccacTTGCAATGTGCCACTTGCATATGTAGTTTAATGTATAATTGAGtcgttttagtacaatacggacCCCGTAACCGtccgagttctcctgtccggatacgtcaggttccgaggccatttcgtgcagtgggtGCCCAAGAAATTGTTGTCAGATCGGATGCTGTAGCTCGTATCATCAGGTCAGGTATTCATAATGAATAAATTTGCGTAAACTACGCATAAGTATAAAGTAGTTCACGAACAAATTCTAGTCAATATCCACAATTTTCCATTGTTCTGATCAAACCTGTCTTTTTCTAGTGCCGCAGTCCGTAAGGGGGGCCTGGATGTTAATGTGGGTGGAGTTTTCATCAGCACTGCAAGGTGGCGCTGCAAAGTGGACGTCTGTCTTCTGAAAGCTAAAGCCGTTCCTCGAAGTGCGTAGGAAACTGACCAGGAGGAGGTGAGATGTGCAGGTCACTTTGACGCCTATATCTGAGGTGTAAAGTTTCATAGTACGAATAATTGGACCACGTTTTGCCTTGATTTATGTATTCGCAATTATAATGACTTGGCGCCCATGTTTTAACACAATGACAATGGAATATGAACTGCACTGCAATAATAGTAACAGACAATCGAGTTAATTCCAATAGACAGACACTTTAGGCACTAGATGCATTAGAATGAACCATTTCATAGCAGTTACAGAGCCGAAGGGATTGTGggtgaggtcaaaggttaattcTGATATGCTAAACATACTGTCTAGTAAATAGCTCACAATGGCGGAAGTAAACAAATATATACAACAAAGATTTGTTCAGACATTAAATTGCATCacaactgcacatgcgtacttgtGAGGTGGCTAAGTTTTACGAGGGACAGTCAAACGCAACCGTTATGACGGAATTTTCAAATAATCGCACCTTGTGCAACATCTCGTCTACGCTCTCCCGCACAAGCCAAGCACAAGGTGTCGGCTTCGCCAGAAGAACACTGGCCGGGCACGCATGCTCGCTCCACACGTCCTATGGCGTCATGTAACATTACCGGGCCGTTTTCTGGAGGATCGTACCCACGAATCATGAGAAACTTCGGGCCTGTGGAAGGATAGGCCGGTCGGTAATGCGACGACAGAGAAATGATACTGCCTCTAATGTCGCCATTGTTTAAACGGTAGCCTTCGGTAGCACGTACTCCGTGAAACCCCAGGGTTTCACAAGCCACGTCCGACCATTTCATCCCTCGCCCTCTCACAGGCCCCCACTGTTGCGTCACCTCATCGTACATCTCCACGCAGCCGTAGAACTCTCCCCCCACCATCCGGATTCCGTTGGGCTCGTCCGTTACCATGGTAGCGTTGTTGTACTGACCTGTACCGTACAAGAAAAGGTATTGACAGAAATAAAAGTTTCTGctttcattcaaacattttccgATCAAATGGCTATGGCGATAATGTAAGTGGAATAGTCCCCGCCCCTACAGTAGGCCCCATTACAGCAATGGCCAACTAGTTCAGCAACAgaaagtatcaagacaatccattctcGAGGTATCGTGtttacagacggacacacacacgaactctgatctgacgaaaacataacctcctcggcgaaggtaatcaagTCGTTTTCGTGAATCTCACGAGAGCTTATCGTCACGAGAGTGAACTGTGAACCGGCCAACTGATATTTGATATCCTCTCAGATTTACGACCGTTGGTTGTGTCAAAGGGTCTTCATAAGTCAAAGAAAGATGATGGACAAAAGTCATACCCAGGCACACGGGTTCTGTTCCCTGCCATGACCTATAATCACAGTAGTAGCTCCCGTGCGGTAAGAATGCACTGTTGCGCGTGTAGTCATCACCGGGAGGTCCCGTCAACATGTCGGCTCCCGAGGGGCAGCTGACATTGCAGTATCCTCGCACCCAAAAATTCTCCAATGCATCAAGCCAATCGTAGTCGCAGTacactgtgacgtcatcggtATCCCATGGAAAGTCCCCACACGGTTTCCTGTCTGAGATGAACGCATAGCAATGACTCAGTGAACAtaagatctgtatctgtgtctatatacccggtataaccaccattcggcgtaacacacc
It contains:
- the LOC136424093 gene encoding CUB and zona pellucida-like domain-containing protein 1 yields the protein MKLYTSDIGVKVTCTSHLLLVSFLRTSRNGFSFQKTDVHFAAPPCSADENSTHINIQAPLTDCGTRKRQVTRFTATYSNTLTINLNASSAIKIDVECYLPRLKVVTVNFNQQSVYKSRVVGRGEFIVSMELYMSDSFRSPVSEYPLYVEFGQMLYAQLQVTSDDTNLYVFAEHCWVTPTELNYGPYDSEEDYIIRGGCVRHSTVRYDSPSTMEDRFGFRAFPPTRTTRKIYLQCEVLLCDVTNSSSRCAKGCIEDMYRWKRETEGDTEVYQLIRGPIVLVELNSNQTDREDVSRSHTGSMLSSFMGACAVMVVVAMLIVI
- the LOC136424632 gene encoding tetratricopeptide repeat protein 32-like, yielding MDLDDLFRQAEQEFAGQNFLTAEKQYTDFIRGYERRKGEGGEVKDVNPDSCERIQDLVTAYNNRGQIKYMRVDFDEAVEDYTAAIGVAPDVAVPYYNRGQIHYRLGRFDAAIADFTKALKLQPDFPDAHINRQQALSDKQKMDQGFNTSDWKSEGS